The following coding sequences are from one Nicotiana tomentosiformis chromosome 3, ASM39032v3, whole genome shotgun sequence window:
- the LOC138908092 gene encoding uncharacterized protein — translation MLNDDSTSALPTARFTTSRSVFHEDDYTHPCHPFYVHPSDILGSSFVSVPLYGTGYGSWRRTILVALSIRNKLDFINGSSVKPPDSSPLARQCVEYSKLAKDIWSKLEERYGQADAARVFELKKELAHISQGSLDIASYFNKIKQLWDEIDALSISRVRSCSNCGFKSDYQKDDDVQKV, via the exons ATGCTGAATGATGATTCCACATCTGCGTTACCAACTGCTCGTTTTACTACTTCTCGTTCTGTTTTTCATGAGGATGATTATACGCATCCATGTCATCCTTTTTATGTGCACCCGTCTGATATTTTAGGGTCTTCCTTTGTTTCTGTTCCTCTTTATGGTACTGGGTATGGGAGTTGGAGACGAACCATCCTTGTGGCCTTGTCTATTAGAAATAAACTGGATTTCATTAATGGATCTTCAGTTAAGCCTCCTGACAGTTCTCCTTTGGCGAGACAGTG TGTTGAGTACTCTAAACTTGCCAAAGATATTTGGAGTAAGTTGGAGGAAAGATATGGTCAAGCAGATGCTGCAAGGGTATTTGAGCTTAAGAAAGAACTTGCTCACATCTCACAAGGATCACTTGATATTGCTTCATATTTCAACAAAATCAAGCAATTGTGGGATGAAATTGATGCCTTGTCAATCAGTAGAGTCAGGTCCTGTAGCAATTGTGGTTTCAAATCTGATTATCAGAAAGATGATGATGTTCAAAAGGTGTAA